One window of the Desulfuromonas acetoxidans DSM 684 genome contains the following:
- a CDS encoding FecCD family ABC transporter permease has protein sequence MSLRHAYHQRQRRLTVGWLATLLVLGLITLLALTSGAMDVDWRQLWCGDGHSLSASQRVLLHIRLPRACSAILGGAALATAGLILQVLLNNPLASPSTLGISQGASFGAACGIWLLSSGPALTVSPWLVTGLAFSGAMATTLLILALSLWRNCGRETIILAGVALSALFVAATTLLQYLADDTQLAAIVHWSFGDVGRADWRDLRLLALVTLIGLVALWSQRRTFNALLCGHDTATTLGLNVIRLRLAGVTLVALMTATTVTLLGVISFIGLVAPHLVRLLVGDNVVARLPLCALSGAILLLLADLIGRTVFAPLTFPAGVVTAFLGAPLFLVLLFSREQPWT, from the coding sequence ATGAGCCTGCGCCACGCCTATCATCAGCGCCAGCGTCGTTTGACCGTGGGCTGGCTGGCGACCCTGCTGGTGCTGGGCCTGATCACCCTGCTCGCCCTGACCAGCGGCGCCATGGATGTGGACTGGCGTCAGCTGTGGTGCGGTGACGGCCATTCCCTCAGCGCGTCGCAACGCGTCCTGCTGCACATCCGCCTGCCGCGCGCCTGCAGCGCCATTCTCGGCGGCGCGGCTCTGGCCACGGCCGGGCTCATCCTCCAGGTGTTACTGAACAATCCACTGGCCTCTCCCTCCACCCTGGGCATCTCCCAGGGCGCGTCGTTCGGCGCAGCGTGCGGCATCTGGCTGCTGTCGTCGGGTCCGGCGCTGACCGTGTCGCCGTGGCTGGTCACCGGCCTGGCGTTTAGCGGCGCCATGGCCACCACCCTGCTGATCCTCGCCTTGAGTCTGTGGCGTAACTGCGGACGTGAAACCATCATCCTTGCCGGGGTAGCGCTCAGCGCCCTGTTTGTCGCCGCCACCACCCTGTTGCAATATCTGGCCGACGACACCCAGCTGGCCGCCATCGTCCACTGGAGTTTCGGCGATGTCGGGCGTGCCGACTGGCGCGATCTGCGTCTGCTGGCTCTGGTCACGCTGATTGGTTTGGTGGCACTGTGGAGTCAGCGCCGCACCTTCAACGCCCTGCTGTGCGGTCACGACACCGCCACCACCCTCGGCCTGAATGTCATCCGGTTGCGGCTGGCCGGGGTCACTCTGGTGGCACTGATGACCGCCACCACCGTCACCCTGCTCGGTGTCATCAGCTTCATCGGCCTGGTTGCCCCCCATCTGGTGCGGTTACTGGTTGGCGATAATGTGGTGGCACGGCTGCCGTTGTGCGCCCTGAGCGGCGCCATTTTGTTGCTGCTCGCCGACCTCATCGGGCGCACCGTGTTCGCACC
- a CDS encoding ABC transporter substrate-binding protein: MMPLRIIARCVVVGLLIILTNSFAGAATDHRGSRTVTDLAGRHVEVPVPAQRLVGIHSALSMLCYLNLASQVVGVEQEEKDPRQWLGGSGRSYRLAHPQLGELPGIGSRRQIDAEALVTLQPDVIFMGWGTPQAADRLQQQTGVPVVMVHNGNLTSQRHRFEQSLNLIATICERRERAEQIKAFIDASLDDLHQRIKGHTSSTTCYIGGLNFRVAHGLLGTSRDYPPFVLLNAHNIADAITPPKNLIKGRFSMAAESLIKADPEVIFICASGASLVHNDLNHPAFAALSAVRNQRLYRIIPHYYAASPDTVLAETHYMATILYPEAFADVDIAATADRFYRFFVGAPLYREMAELFGPFAPFTAEARPSS, from the coding sequence ATGATGCCGTTACGAATCATTGCCAGATGTGTGGTGGTCGGACTGTTGATCATCCTGACCAATTCGTTTGCCGGCGCGGCCACTGATCATCGTGGCTCGCGCACGGTAACGGACCTGGCCGGACGCCACGTGGAGGTGCCCGTTCCGGCCCAGCGGCTGGTGGGCATCCATTCCGCTCTGAGTATGCTGTGCTATCTGAACCTTGCCTCGCAGGTGGTCGGCGTGGAGCAGGAGGAAAAAGATCCGCGTCAGTGGCTGGGTGGCAGCGGCCGCTCCTATCGACTGGCCCATCCCCAGCTCGGCGAATTGCCCGGTATCGGTTCACGCCGTCAGATCGACGCTGAGGCGCTGGTCACACTGCAGCCCGACGTCATCTTCATGGGCTGGGGCACGCCGCAGGCCGCCGATCGCCTCCAACAACAGACCGGCGTTCCGGTGGTGATGGTGCACAACGGCAACCTGACCAGCCAGCGCCATCGGTTTGAACAATCGCTGAATCTGATTGCAACGATCTGTGAACGCCGGGAGCGCGCCGAACAGATCAAGGCATTCATCGACGCCAGCCTGGATGATCTGCACCAGCGCATCAAAGGGCACACCTCATCCACGACATGCTATATCGGCGGCCTCAATTTCCGCGTCGCCCACGGCCTGCTCGGCACCAGCCGCGACTATCCGCCGTTTGTGCTGCTCAACGCCCACAACATCGCCGACGCCATCACGCCCCCAAAGAACCTGATCAAAGGGCGCTTTTCTATGGCTGCGGAAAGTTTAATCAAGGCCGATCCCGAGGTAATCTTCATCTGTGCCAGCGGTGCGTCTCTGGTACACAACGACCTCAACCATCCGGCGTTTGCCGCGCTCAGCGCGGTACGCAACCAGCGTCTGTATCGCATCATTCCCCATTACTACGCAGCCAGCCCCGATACGGTGCTGGCCGAAACCCATTACATGGCCACCATCCTCTACCCCGAGGCGTTTGCCGATGTCGATATCGCGGCCACGGCTGACCGCTTTTACCGCTTCTTTGTCGGCGCACCGCTCTACCGGGAGATGGCGGAACTGTTCGGCCCGTTCGCGCCGTTCACCGCAGAGGCTAGACCGTCATCATGA
- a CDS encoding TonB-dependent receptor plug domain-containing protein — translation MKNRHIIRYVLFICLLITTLSLSSAFADATTDSIRLDDMVVTATRSENSAFATPVTISVVDQQEIQEQNATTFTDLLDGVAGVTLSGAGPWETTPTIRGMGTNRVLVLFDGDRETNLWAGRAPLTPFIDSSDIDRIEVVKGPSSVLYGSDALGGVINVITKEVALADGDTWQAQHHIGTRYSSVDDGVVGNYTVNAGGHGLGIRLNVAAEDHDDYEVGDGDELPHSQFENKSLDLKTLYNINDHHTVKAELRINDINDMGVAQKDPSAPESHFTLYNTRSYKLGYVGTDLGAVQRLETRVFHVDQKRRFVGDFPNTAKQVHNLKQNTIDTTATGGSLQATFAPGRNQQWVTGLEIVHETTDSNESQQIFSTTNESLKKLLTFQPLPDGERDHLGLFAQDEIMISEDWSLTLGGRYDYFAADADDVTMSQTSYGSNGAATIASVNKFSRETDQAVTFSLGSLYALSNTLHLTANLATAFRAPDLFERYSTRGGGSQVIIGNPDLDAEYTYNADLGLKYLSSRASGYVSVFYNRIDDYIDLVKQDSSFLGSIPTYGYVNVEDAELYGIDAEATISLTSRLDVETAIAWVEGKDRDTNDHLSAIAPLNGRIGLRYAAPLSNGMRYTLRAQATLYDRQRNVSDSEKETPGYTTVDLHAGLNLGAWAMFDAIDLNVSLKNLLDRGYRSHLRSSQATWIYEPGRNIVVGLQCTF, via the coding sequence ATGAAAAATCGCCACATTATTCGTTATGTCCTTTTTATATGTCTGCTGATTACGACACTGAGTCTCTCCAGCGCGTTTGCCGATGCAACAACGGACAGCATCCGGCTCGATGACATGGTGGTCACCGCCACCCGCTCGGAAAATTCCGCCTTTGCCACGCCGGTGACGATCAGTGTTGTCGATCAGCAAGAGATTCAGGAACAGAACGCCACCACCTTCACCGATCTGCTCGACGGCGTGGCCGGCGTCACCTTGAGCGGCGCCGGGCCGTGGGAAACCACGCCAACCATTCGCGGCATGGGCACCAACCGGGTGCTGGTGCTTTTCGACGGCGACCGCGAGACCAACCTGTGGGCGGGACGCGCGCCGCTGACACCGTTTATCGACAGCAGCGACATTGATCGGATCGAAGTGGTCAAGGGTCCCTCCTCCGTGCTCTATGGCAGCGACGCCCTCGGCGGCGTCATCAACGTCATCACCAAGGAGGTGGCTCTGGCCGATGGCGACACCTGGCAGGCGCAGCACCACATCGGCACACGCTATTCATCGGTGGATGACGGTGTGGTCGGCAATTACACGGTCAACGCCGGTGGTCACGGCCTCGGCATCCGCCTCAATGTGGCGGCCGAGGATCACGACGACTATGAAGTGGGCGATGGCGACGAGCTGCCTCACAGCCAGTTTGAGAATAAAAGCCTCGACTTGAAAACCCTCTACAACATCAACGACCACCACACGGTCAAGGCGGAGCTGCGCATTAACGACATCAACGACATGGGGGTGGCGCAAAAAGACCCGAGCGCGCCGGAATCCCACTTTACCCTGTACAATACCCGCAGCTATAAACTCGGTTATGTCGGCACCGACCTCGGTGCAGTACAGCGTCTGGAAACCCGTGTGTTTCATGTCGATCAGAAACGGCGCTTTGTCGGCGATTTTCCCAACACGGCCAAACAGGTCCACAACCTGAAGCAAAACACCATCGACACCACCGCCACCGGCGGCTCGCTGCAGGCCACCTTTGCGCCGGGACGGAATCAACAGTGGGTCACCGGCCTGGAGATTGTCCATGAAACCACGGATTCCAATGAATCGCAGCAGATCTTCAGCACCACCAACGAATCGCTGAAAAAGCTGCTCACTTTTCAGCCTTTGCCCGACGGCGAACGTGACCATCTGGGGCTGTTTGCCCAGGATGAAATCATGATCAGCGAAGATTGGAGCCTGACCCTCGGCGGTCGCTACGATTACTTTGCCGCCGATGCCGACGATGTCACCATGAGCCAGACCAGCTACGGCAGCAACGGTGCCGCCACAATCGCGTCGGTCAATAAATTTTCCCGCGAAACAGATCAAGCCGTCACATTCAGCCTCGGTTCACTCTACGCCCTGAGCAACACCCTGCACCTGACCGCTAATCTGGCCACAGCGTTTCGTGCTCCGGATCTGTTTGAGCGCTATTCCACCCGTGGCGGCGGCAGTCAGGTGATTATCGGCAACCCGGATCTGGATGCCGAATACACCTACAATGCCGATCTGGGTCTCAAATACCTGTCATCCCGCGCCAGTGGCTATGTCAGTGTGTTTTACAACCGCATTGATGACTACATTGATCTGGTCAAACAGGACAGTTCATTCCTCGGCTCTATTCCCACCTACGGTTACGTCAATGTCGAGGATGCGGAGCTGTACGGCATCGATGCCGAAGCCACCATCAGTCTGACATCACGGCTGGATGTGGAAACGGCCATCGCCTGGGTGGAAGGCAAAGATCGTGACACGAATGATCATCTCAGTGCCATTGCCCCGCTCAACGGCCGCATCGGTCTGCGCTACGCTGCGCCGTTGAGCAACGGCATGCGCTACACCCTGCGCGCCCAGGCCACCCTCTACGACCGTCAACGCAATGTGTCGGACAGCGAAAAAGAGACGCCGGGCTATACCACTGTTGATCTGCATGCCGGGCTCAACCTTGGGGCCTGGGCCATGTTTGACGCCATCGACCTGAACGTCAGCCTCAAAAACCTGCTTGACCGCGGCTACCGCAGCCATCTGCGTTCCAGCCAGGCGACCTGGATCTACGAACCGGGCCGCAATATTGTTGTGGGACTGCAGTGCACCTTTTAA